The following are encoded in a window of Thiohalobacter sp. IOR34 genomic DNA:
- a CDS encoding sigma 54-interacting transcriptional regulator: MKILLTFTGFHDPYSLGLVGEEQQAGPILSLVKARPFDHVVLISTLNTRENTAATESALRASNPGIEISIIDAALSDPTDYIEILRVLRTKVRPTLESYGARMDLSVAVASGTPQMHAAWLLMVASGELPARILHIRPPRFVTADKPLVSEVDLLSREFPEVRSAQVSEPEPYYAPIDTGEIIRSLGIVGDHPELKKALEIAATLASSDVPILILGETGTGKELLARFVHLASGRPAERFVAINCAATPKDLVESILFGHRKGSFTGAISDQEGKFAQADGGTLFLDELGELPLETQAKLLRVVQEGQIEPVGAGKPIDVDVRLIAATNANLARAIRRGKFREDLYYRLNVGEIRLPALRHRRSDIPKLALAVLDRVNASLKQPKRLTTAALQRLQAHDWPGNIRDLSNVIERSARLARSPVLDADDLLLSEPVGHADPLAALPEPVEGFSLEEFLSSARKQLVLRALEISQGNQSEAARLLGVTPQAVHKFLRKTKQ; the protein is encoded by the coding sequence ATGAAGATTCTCCTCACATTTACTGGTTTTCATGACCCTTACAGCCTTGGCTTGGTTGGGGAGGAGCAACAGGCAGGCCCGATTCTTTCCCTGGTGAAGGCAAGGCCCTTTGACCACGTTGTATTGATTTCAACGTTGAATACGCGGGAAAACACCGCGGCAACCGAATCAGCACTCAGGGCGTCGAATCCGGGAATTGAAATTTCCATCATCGACGCGGCGCTGAGCGATCCCACGGATTACATTGAAATCCTGCGCGTACTTCGCACAAAGGTCAGGCCAACATTGGAATCCTATGGTGCCCGGATGGATCTTTCGGTAGCTGTTGCTTCCGGCACCCCGCAAATGCACGCAGCCTGGCTCCTGATGGTTGCCAGCGGTGAGTTGCCTGCGCGGATTCTCCACATCAGGCCGCCTCGCTTTGTGACCGCTGATAAGCCGCTTGTCAGTGAAGTCGATCTTTTGTCGCGAGAATTTCCAGAGGTTCGCAGCGCCCAGGTGTCGGAACCGGAGCCTTATTATGCACCGATAGATACCGGTGAGATCATCCGTTCATTGGGCATCGTGGGTGACCACCCCGAGTTGAAAAAGGCGCTTGAGATCGCGGCCACGCTCGCATCCTCGGATGTCCCGATTCTGATTCTGGGGGAGACAGGTACCGGAAAGGAGTTGCTGGCGCGCTTCGTCCACTTGGCCAGTGGTCGGCCGGCGGAACGTTTCGTGGCTATCAACTGCGCCGCGACCCCAAAGGATCTTGTTGAGAGCATACTATTTGGTCATCGCAAGGGATCCTTTACTGGTGCCATATCCGACCAGGAGGGCAAGTTTGCTCAGGCGGATGGTGGAACGCTGTTTCTGGACGAACTCGGCGAACTACCTCTGGAGACGCAAGCGAAGTTGTTGCGCGTTGTGCAGGAGGGCCAAATCGAGCCGGTGGGTGCCGGGAAACCCATTGATGTCGATGTGCGCCTGATCGCAGCAACCAATGCCAATCTGGCTCGCGCCATCAGGCGGGGTAAGTTTCGTGAGGATCTCTACTATCGCCTGAACGTCGGTGAGATCCGCCTGCCAGCACTCCGGCATCGGCGCAGTGATATCCCTAAGCTGGCGCTCGCCGTTCTGGATAGAGTGAATGCCAGTCTCAAGCAGCCGAAGCGGCTGACCACGGCGGCATTGCAGCGACTTCAGGCGCATGACTGGCCGGGCAACATCCGTGACCTGTCGAACGTCATCGAACGATCTGCGCGACTGGCACGTTCGCCCGTGTTGGATGCAGATGACCTGCTGCTCAGCGAACCGGTGGGTCATGCCGATCCGCTGGCAGCATTGCCGGAACCGGTTGAAGGCTTTTCGCTGGAGGAATTCCTGTCCAGTGCGCGCAAGCAGCTGGTGTTACGGGCGCTCGAAATCAGTCAGGGGAACCAGAGCGAGGCGGCGCGGCTGTTGGGGGTGACGCCGCAAGCGGTACACAAGTTCCTGCGGAAGACAAAACAATAA
- a CDS encoding HigA family addiction module antitoxin, protein MLPKKRPPTHPGEMLLKEFLEPLGVTQKEFAQHLGWTYARLNEIINGRRNVSADSALALGEALKTGPEFWLNLQRDWDLWHAMNSHKKVPPLKKVG, encoded by the coding sequence ATGCTTCCGAAGAAACGACCACCTACCCATCCCGGTGAGATGCTTCTCAAGGAATTTCTTGAACCACTAGGTGTCACGCAAAAGGAATTCGCCCAACATCTTGGTTGGACCTATGCCCGGTTGAACGAAATCATCAACGGCCGGCGGAATGTCAGCGCGGACTCTGCCTTGGCGTTAGGCGAGGCGCTTAAGACCGGGCCGGAATTCTGGCTCAACCTGCAGCGGGACTGGGACCTTTGGCATGCCATGAATTCCCATAAAAAGGTGCCACCTTTGAAGAAGGTCGGATGA
- a CDS encoding type II toxin-antitoxin system RelE/ParE family toxin has product MLRSVADKATLDIYDGVNSRYARKLPRESHGKARRLLDQINAASSLEVLRIPPSNRLEKLHGDLAGFWSLRINDQWRIIFRWKGNDAQDVKITDYHG; this is encoded by the coding sequence ATGTTGCGAAGTGTGGCGGACAAGGCAACCCTGGATATCTACGATGGGGTCAATAGCCGGTACGCCCGCAAATTACCGCGTGAATCGCATGGCAAGGCCAGACGCCTGCTGGACCAGATTAATGCGGCATCATCACTGGAGGTATTGCGAATACCGCCGAGCAATCGCCTGGAGAAGCTGCACGGTGATCTGGCAGGTTTCTGGAGCCTTCGCATCAATGACCAGTGGCGCATTATTTTCCGCTGGAAAGGGAATGATGCGCAGGATGTAAAAATTACTGATTACCATGGGTGA
- the mobH gene encoding MobH family relaxase has protein sequence MAGPMGALLSLWGRRRHVDPPVEGALPVLDAGALLRPHRSQLATIRQLVGVPRAHWVAFYATVFEAYAGFVQQLPASEAHHHAGPGGMLVHGLEVVREALKLRRGRLLPPGAAAEELAARQDLWTYATATGALLHDLGKPVTDQRVRLYDRQGRELGHWDPWAGPLPAVAGWYRVEFVRERRYRFHERVPPLLVRFILPQRGLSWLASDPEVFGAWLAAISGDADRAGVLGELVHRADGLSVASDLAGVPARMSSARRKPLVARLLTGLRYLLDQGSLPLNRPGAAGWRLDDDLWLVSKRVLDALREHLSQEGQEGVPTRNDRLMDELQQHGLLTPNGDRAVWIVQVTTGDWSQQLTVLRFPLQTLWPDPDARPPVFDGSVAPVGENRDDTTSEDPKSTPGPEPSPPDADDASEAPVEASPSEPRETEISEEDDPGHRFLHWLKEGLASGSLLINAVNARVHVVPEGLLLVSPGIFKDFDRENWTRVQKRFQKLKLHKRTPQATNIWSYQVKGDRKQSRINGLLITEPEQVLGLQLPPPNPHLTQKA, from the coding sequence ATGGCTGGACCAATGGGTGCGCTGCTGAGCCTCTGGGGCAGAAGACGCCATGTCGACCCGCCGGTAGAGGGGGCTCTGCCGGTGCTGGACGCCGGTGCCCTGCTCCGCCCGCACCGGTCTCAGCTGGCCACCATCCGACAACTGGTCGGGGTGCCCCGCGCCCACTGGGTGGCGTTCTACGCCACGGTCTTCGAGGCCTACGCCGGCTTCGTCCAGCAGCTGCCGGCCTCGGAGGCCCACCACCACGCCGGCCCGGGCGGCATGCTGGTCCACGGGCTGGAGGTGGTGCGCGAGGCCCTGAAACTGCGCCGGGGCCGGCTGCTTCCCCCGGGGGCTGCCGCCGAGGAGCTGGCCGCCCGGCAGGACCTCTGGACCTACGCCACGGCCACCGGCGCCCTGCTCCACGACCTCGGCAAGCCGGTCACCGACCAGCGGGTGCGGTTGTACGACCGGCAAGGCCGGGAACTCGGACACTGGGATCCCTGGGCCGGCCCCCTCCCCGCCGTGGCGGGCTGGTACCGGGTGGAGTTCGTGCGGGAGCGACGCTACCGGTTCCACGAACGGGTCCCGCCCCTGCTGGTCCGCTTCATCCTGCCCCAGCGGGGCCTGAGCTGGCTGGCCTCCGATCCGGAGGTCTTTGGGGCCTGGCTGGCCGCCATCTCCGGGGATGCCGACCGCGCCGGCGTCCTCGGCGAGCTGGTGCACCGGGCGGACGGCCTGTCGGTGGCGAGCGACCTGGCCGGGGTGCCGGCCCGCATGTCCTCGGCCCGGCGCAAACCCCTCGTCGCCCGGCTGCTGACCGGCCTGCGATACCTGCTGGACCAGGGCAGCCTGCCTCTGAACCGCCCGGGCGCCGCCGGCTGGCGGCTCGACGACGACCTGTGGCTGGTCAGCAAACGCGTGCTGGATGCCCTGCGCGAACACCTGAGCCAGGAAGGCCAGGAGGGCGTACCGACACGCAACGACCGGCTGATGGACGAGCTGCAACAACACGGGTTACTGACGCCCAACGGCGATCGGGCCGTCTGGATCGTGCAGGTGACCACCGGTGACTGGTCGCAACAGCTCACCGTGCTGCGCTTTCCCCTGCAAACCCTGTGGCCGGACCCGGACGCCCGGCCGCCGGTGTTCGATGGCAGTGTCGCGCCCGTGGGAGAAAACCGGGACGACACGACAAGTGAGGACCCAAAGTCCACACCAGGGCCGGAACCATCACCTCCGGATGCTGATGACGCATCGGAAGCACCCGTTGAGGCATCGCCTTCGGAACCACGAGAGACAGAGATCTCCGAAGAGGACGATCCCGGCCATCGCTTCCTTCACTGGCTGAAGGAGGGACTCGCTTCCGGGTCTCTTCTCATCAATGCGGTGAACGCCCGCGTCCATGTGGTTCCTGAAGGCCTGCTGCTGGTGAGCCCCGGCATTTTCAAGGATTTCGACCGGGAGAACTGGACGCGGGTACAGAAGCGTTTCCAGAAGCTCAAACTGCACAAGCGCACTCCACAGGCCACCAACATCTGGTCTTATCAGGTCAAGGGCGATCGCAAGCAAAGCCGCATCAACGGCCTCCTGATCACCGAACCCGAGCAGGTCCTCGGCCTGCAACTGCCACCGCCCAACCCTCACCTGACGCAGAAGGCGTGA
- the traD gene encoding type IV conjugative transfer system coupling protein TraD: MGPIFDNRLRPVIEFIPATVLVGLAVVLLHDPVLFFPLLPGLAEVTAAGFGALGLLRAWQGFRLVRYRRQLRRLPRYVLPAKRIPLSRHKLFLGRGFPWDQRHSQRLVEVRSPQARRWLEPGVFYRAARAFELRFEHSGLLGWLTRLTRTDAWWNPVRPLPPLGGDPALHGVGLEDERAIWMDLGDRVGHTLVLGTTRVGKTRLAELLVSQDIRRGETVIVFDPKGDVDLLRRMFAEARRAGRLDQFHIFHLGFPEISERYNPVGEFGRITEVATRIASQLPSQGNSAAFREFAWRFTNIVARALVGLGRKPDYAAVARYVTNIEPLLVDYYHLWLESEAPGDWRSGVQTIEGNIDDKKLPLALRGRDRHAVALVKFAKERNLYDPVADGLRSAFEYDKTYFDKLTASLLPLLEKLTSGKSGELLAPDYGDTRDPRPILDWMRVIRQQGIVYVGLDALSDAEVAGAVGNSMFADLTSIAGQLYKHGDTLGLPEVAGHRRARIAIHADEFNELIGDEFIPLLNKAGGAGVQVTAYTQTASDIEAGIGDRAKAGQVSGNLNTLIMLRVKNEETAAILTDQLPKVRVYTKVAESRTTDNNDPDTPVDFVAQNADRLTEIETEMLTPADLVQLPKGQAFGLLDGGRLYKLRLPLAGDDPLLPRDMDEIRAWVERCRGEQP, from the coding sequence ATGGGACCCATCTTCGACAACCGGCTGCGTCCCGTCATCGAGTTCATTCCGGCCACCGTGCTCGTCGGGCTGGCGGTGGTGCTGCTCCACGACCCCGTGCTGTTCTTTCCCCTCCTGCCGGGCCTGGCCGAAGTGACCGCGGCCGGATTCGGTGCGCTGGGTCTGCTCCGCGCCTGGCAGGGCTTTCGCCTCGTGCGCTACCGGCGGCAGCTGCGGCGCCTGCCCCGTTACGTGCTGCCCGCGAAGCGTATCCCCCTTTCCCGGCACAAGCTGTTTCTGGGCCGGGGCTTCCCATGGGACCAACGCCACAGCCAGCGCCTGGTGGAGGTGCGCTCACCCCAGGCCCGGCGCTGGCTGGAACCGGGCGTGTTCTATCGGGCCGCCCGGGCGTTCGAGCTGCGCTTCGAGCACTCGGGGCTGCTCGGCTGGCTGACCCGGCTCACGCGCACCGATGCCTGGTGGAACCCGGTGCGTCCCCTGCCGCCCCTGGGCGGCGATCCGGCCCTGCACGGCGTCGGCCTGGAGGACGAGCGTGCCATCTGGATGGATCTGGGCGACCGGGTGGGCCACACCTTGGTGCTGGGCACCACCCGCGTGGGCAAGACCCGCCTGGCGGAGCTGTTGGTGAGCCAGGACATCCGCCGCGGTGAGACGGTGATCGTGTTCGACCCCAAGGGTGACGTGGACCTGCTGCGCCGCATGTTCGCGGAGGCCAGGCGTGCCGGCCGGCTGGACCAGTTCCACATCTTCCACCTGGGGTTCCCGGAGATCTCGGAACGCTACAATCCGGTGGGCGAATTCGGCCGCATCACCGAGGTGGCCACCCGCATCGCCTCCCAACTGCCCTCCCAGGGCAATTCCGCCGCCTTCCGTGAGTTCGCCTGGCGCTTCACCAACATCGTGGCGCGGGCGCTGGTGGGGCTGGGACGCAAGCCCGACTATGCCGCCGTCGCCCGCTACGTCACCAACATCGAGCCATTGCTGGTGGACTACTACCACCTGTGGCTAGAAAGCGAGGCCCCCGGCGACTGGCGGTCGGGGGTGCAGACCATCGAGGGCAACATCGACGACAAGAAGCTGCCCCTGGCCCTGCGCGGCCGGGACCGGCACGCGGTGGCGCTGGTGAAGTTCGCCAAGGAGCGCAACCTCTACGACCCCGTCGCCGACGGCCTGCGCTCCGCCTTCGAGTACGACAAGACCTACTTCGACAAGCTGACTGCGAGCCTGCTGCCGCTGCTGGAGAAGCTGACCAGCGGCAAGAGCGGCGAGCTGCTGGCGCCCGACTACGGCGACACTCGCGATCCCCGCCCCATCCTGGACTGGATGCGGGTGATCCGCCAGCAGGGCATCGTCTACGTGGGACTGGACGCGCTGTCGGACGCCGAGGTGGCCGGGGCGGTGGGCAACTCCATGTTCGCGGACCTGACCTCTATCGCCGGTCAGCTCTACAAGCACGGCGACACCCTGGGCCTGCCCGAAGTCGCCGGGCACCGCCGCGCCCGTATCGCCATCCACGCCGACGAGTTCAATGAGCTGATCGGCGACGAGTTCATCCCCCTGCTCAACAAGGCGGGCGGCGCCGGGGTGCAGGTCACCGCCTACACCCAGACCGCCTCGGACATCGAGGCCGGGATCGGTGACCGGGCCAAGGCGGGCCAGGTGAGCGGCAACCTCAACACCCTGATCATGCTGCGGGTCAAGAACGAGGAGACCGCCGCCATCCTCACCGACCAGCTCCCCAAGGTGCGGGTCTACACCAAGGTGGCCGAGTCCCGCACCACCGACAACAACGACCCGGACACGCCAGTGGATTTCGTCGCCCAGAACGCGGACCGCCTGACCGAGATCGAGACCGAGATGCTCACCCCGGCGGACCTAGTACAGCTGCCCAAGGGGCAGGCCTTCGGGCTGCTCGACGGGGGACGGCTCTACAAGCTGCGGCTCCCCCTGGCCGGGGACGACCCCCTGCTGCCGCGGGACATGGATGAGATCAGGGCCTGGGTAGAGCGTTGCCGCGGGGAGCAGCCATGA
- a CDS encoding DUF4400 domain-containing protein: MTRRRLTGVLWTLKWFFIVCLLVLAVDMLYVLWPYPDGARGVAALKANLAAEVDLIGRLADDRAWTIIRTLADGAYETIFVWTGLDEFMRRAVDPAPLSPLNETMRRFVLGNWVFLETAASGLQLFALRLGVLVLAMPLFLITACAAAADGLITWYLRRTGAGRESGFIYHRTKRGLALSVLALWLIYLVPPIPLDPRWVIPPFLFIFGITVRVTVAYFKKYL, encoded by the coding sequence ATGACCCGCAGGCGGCTGACCGGGGTGCTCTGGACGCTGAAGTGGTTCTTCATCGTGTGCCTGCTGGTGCTGGCGGTGGACATGCTCTACGTGCTCTGGCCCTATCCCGACGGGGCGCGGGGCGTGGCCGCCCTCAAGGCCAATCTCGCGGCCGAGGTGGACCTGATCGGCCGGCTGGCCGACGACCGCGCCTGGACCATCATCCGCACCCTGGCCGACGGGGCCTACGAGACCATCTTCGTCTGGACGGGGCTGGACGAGTTCATGCGCCGGGCGGTGGACCCGGCACCGCTTTCACCCCTCAACGAGACCATGCGCCGGTTCGTGCTCGGCAACTGGGTCTTTCTGGAGACGGCGGCCTCCGGCCTGCAGCTCTTCGCCCTGCGCCTCGGGGTGCTGGTCCTGGCCATGCCCCTGTTCCTCATCACCGCCTGTGCCGCGGCCGCCGACGGCCTGATCACCTGGTATCTGCGGCGCACCGGCGCCGGCCGGGAATCCGGCTTCATCTACCACCGCACCAAGCGCGGCCTGGCCCTGTCCGTCCTCGCCCTCTGGCTGATCTACCTGGTACCACCCATCCCGCTGGACCCGCGCTGGGTGATTCCACCCTTCCTGTTCATCTTCGGCATCACGGTCCGGGTGACGGTGGCGTACTTCAAGAAGTATCTGTAA
- a CDS encoding site-specific integrase, translated as MALYKRPNSRYWWVRFTAPDGRQIRESTQTADRKAAQEYEDRRKAELWRQQRLGERPRYRWQQAVERWLIESEGKASLEDLKIHLRWVHTHLYDLYLDTIDRDLIDRITRMRLQEGVSNATVNRMLEVVRAILRRAANDWQWIDRVPAVRMLPEPKRRIRWLTREEADRLLQELPEHLEAMARFSLATGLRERNVTRLEWSQVDLSRRMAWIHPDQAKARKPIAVPLNNEAVLVLRREYGKHPVRVFTYRGRPVDKANTRAWRQALDRAGIEDFRWHDLRHTWASWHVQNGTPLHVLQELGGWSCYSMVQRYAHLSAEHLAGYADNISRICAVTSTFSGTHGEDEKEQAAG; from the coding sequence ATGGCACTGTACAAAAGGCCGAACTCCCGTTATTGGTGGGTCCGTTTCACGGCCCCCGACGGACGGCAAATACGCGAGTCTACTCAGACTGCCGACAGGAAAGCCGCCCAAGAGTACGAAGACCGACGGAAAGCGGAACTCTGGCGGCAACAGAGACTAGGTGAGAGACCGCGTTACCGCTGGCAACAGGCAGTTGAACGGTGGCTGATCGAATCTGAAGGAAAAGCCAGCCTTGAGGATCTGAAGATTCACCTGCGATGGGTCCACACACATCTGTATGACCTGTATCTGGACACCATCGACAGGGACTTAATCGACAGGATCACAAGGATGCGACTCCAGGAAGGCGTATCGAATGCTACCGTCAACCGCATGCTGGAAGTCGTACGAGCGATTCTGCGACGGGCAGCTAACGATTGGCAATGGATCGATCGAGTTCCCGCCGTAAGAATGCTCCCGGAGCCAAAACGAAGGATACGTTGGCTCACGCGCGAAGAAGCCGATCGGTTACTTCAGGAGCTTCCTGAGCATCTTGAAGCAATGGCACGTTTCAGCCTTGCAACGGGACTGCGAGAAAGAAACGTCACGCGTTTGGAATGGTCACAGGTGGATCTATCACGCCGCATGGCATGGATTCATCCGGATCAGGCCAAAGCCAGAAAACCGATTGCGGTACCGTTGAATAACGAAGCAGTACTGGTACTTCGTCGCGAGTACGGCAAACATCCTGTGCGCGTTTTCACGTACAGGGGACGACCGGTGGACAAAGCGAACACCCGTGCTTGGAGGCAAGCGTTGGATCGTGCTGGTATCGAAGACTTTCGTTGGCACGACTTGCGCCACACATGGGCATCGTGGCATGTGCAGAACGGCACACCGCTACATGTCTTGCAGGAACTTGGCGGGTGGTCATGCTACTCGATGGTTCAACGCTATGCCCACTTGTCAGCAGAACACCTGGCGGGATACGCGGATAACATTTCCCGAATTTGCGCTGTTACTAGCACATTTTCGGGCACACATGGAGAGGATGAGAAAGAACAAGCGGCTGGATAA
- the csrA gene encoding carbon storage regulator CsrA: MLILTRRVGETLMIGDDVTVTVLGVKGNQVRIGVNAPKEVAVHREEIYERIRQEQEENGVAAGDK, from the coding sequence ATGTTGATTTTGACTCGTCGGGTTGGTGAGACCCTTATGATCGGCGATGACGTGACGGTGACCGTGCTCGGTGTGAAGGGCAATCAGGTGCGCATTGGCGTCAATGCCCCGAAGGAGGTGGCCGTGCATCGTGAGGAAATCTACGAGCGCATCCGTCAGGAACAGGAAGAAAACGGCGTGGCCGCCGGAGACAAGTAG
- a CDS encoding aspartate kinase — MSLIVQKFGGTSVGTTERIEAVADKIKRYRDAGHDLVVVVSAMSGETDRLLGLARAITDQPVPRELDVLLSTGEQVTIALLSLALEKRGCPARSYTGSQVHILTDSAHNKARIQDIDGSRVRQDLDAGRVVVVAGFQGVDEQGNITTLGRGGSDTTAVALAAALNADECQIFTDVDGVYTTDPRVVPQARRLERITFEEMLEMASLGSKVLQIRAVEFAGKYNVPLRVLSSFEEGEGTLITYEEGTMENALISGIAFNRDEAKLTILGVPDQPGVAHKLLGPVAEANIEIDMIIQNVAPDGGTTDFTFTVHRNDYPRALEIVRQVAGEMGAREVSGDDRIVKISLVGVGMRSHAGIASEMFETLAREGINIRMISTSEIKISVVVDEKYLELGVRALHDAFQLDQAPQQ; from the coding sequence ATGTCGTTGATCGTTCAAAAATTTGGTGGCACCTCGGTGGGCACGACGGAGCGCATCGAGGCGGTGGCCGACAAGATCAAGCGCTACCGCGATGCCGGCCACGACCTGGTGGTGGTGGTGTCGGCGATGAGCGGCGAGACCGACCGGCTGCTGGGCCTGGCACGGGCGATCACCGACCAGCCGGTGCCGCGTGAGCTCGACGTGCTGCTCTCCACCGGTGAGCAGGTGACCATTGCCCTGCTCAGCCTGGCGCTGGAAAAGCGCGGCTGTCCGGCCCGATCCTATACCGGCAGCCAAGTCCACATCCTGACCGACAGCGCCCACAACAAGGCCCGGATTCAGGACATCGACGGTAGCCGTGTGCGCCAGGATCTCGACGCCGGCCGGGTGGTGGTGGTGGCCGGTTTCCAGGGGGTCGACGAGCAGGGCAACATCACCACCCTGGGTCGCGGCGGCTCTGACACGACCGCGGTAGCGTTGGCCGCGGCGCTGAACGCCGACGAGTGCCAGATATTCACCGACGTCGATGGCGTCTATACCACCGACCCCAGGGTTGTGCCCCAGGCCCGGCGGCTGGAGCGCATCACCTTCGAGGAGATGCTGGAGATGGCCAGCCTCGGCTCCAAGGTGTTGCAGATCCGCGCCGTCGAGTTCGCCGGCAAGTATAATGTGCCGCTGCGTGTACTATCCTCCTTTGAAGAGGGCGAGGGTACGCTGATCACGTACGAGGAAGGAACTATGGAAAACGCGTTGATTTCCGGCATCGCCTTCAATCGCGACGAGGCCAAGCTGACCATCCTCGGCGTGCCCGACCAGCCGGGTGTGGCGCACAAGCTGCTGGGGCCGGTGGCGGAGGCCAACATCGAGATCGACATGATCATCCAGAACGTCGCTCCGGATGGCGGTACTACCGACTTTACCTTCACCGTACACCGCAACGACTATCCCCGGGCCCTGGAGATCGTGCGGCAGGTGGCCGGCGAAATGGGGGCACGGGAGGTATCGGGCGATGACCGGATCGTCAAGATCTCGCTGGTGGGCGTGGGCATGCGCTCGCATGCCGGCATCGCCTCGGAGATGTTCGAGACCCTGGCCCGGGAAGGCATCAACATTCGCATGATATCCACCTCCGAGATCAAGATCTCGGTGGTGGTGGACGAGAAGTATCTCGAACTGGGCGTGCGTGCCCTGCACGACGCCTTCCAGCTCGACCAGGCGCCTCAGCAATAG